Proteins from one Acropora muricata isolate sample 2 chromosome 9, ASM3666990v1, whole genome shotgun sequence genomic window:
- the LOC136927823 gene encoding octopamine receptor beta-2R-like produces the protein MSVVSINNTDLQKLLVFRGPVPMYFWILCAITGVITLLCNGVVIFIILRRERLYRNPTNWLLLSLAFSDLSVGIIMIPSLFICYFSTIVCDWGVNKKIYDLFLYVSVTNLCFLTLDRYIAVVFPLKYALLVPEKSTVKLLMTAWLFPIFTFLIPFLLEILPIADSKKQDAVKIHAAIKVGIFELIPCLVMLLAYMHIFLISRRHARHINSINKSIKRERNSNNEKNLRARSAVKVFCIVVPLFVVCWTIASWREICSVFHACSVSPTTVHVSRLLLKGHSMIDPIVYALHKRDIRKELSKSSGLSRLMAFHLGPKRTRSDCSYTISFEMDQTRKEKSPGIYRPFSRD, from the coding sequence ATGTCAGTGGTATCAATCAACAATACAGACCTGCAGAAGCTTCTCGTTTTCCGGGGCCCAGTCCCAATGTATTTCTGGATTCTGTGCGCGATTACAGGTGTAATAACATTACTTTGTAACGGGGTAGTCATCTTCATAATCCTACGACGCGAGAGACTTTACAGAAATCCTACAAACTGGCTCCTGTTATCTCTGGCTTTCTCCGATTTATCGGTTGGAATAATTATGATTCCGTCGCTGTTCATCTGCTATTTTTCAACGATTGTCTGCGACTGGGGTGTCAATAAGAAGATTTACGACTTGTTTCTTTACGTGTCTGTCACCAATCTCTGTTTTTTAACCCTGGACAGGTATATTGCCGTTGTGTTTCCTCTCAAATATGCCCTTCTCGTACCTGAGAAGTCGACAGTCAAGTTGCTGATGACCGCCTGGCTGTTTCCTATTTTTACATTCCTTATTCCTTTTCTACTTGAGATTCTTCCAATTGCTGATTCGAAAAAGCAGGATGCAGTGAAAATACATGCGGCGATAAAAGTTGGAATTTTTGAGTTGATCCCCTGTTTGGTTATGTTACTGGCTTATATGCACATTTTTCTGATCAGTAGAAGACATGCGCGGCATATCAACTCAATAAACAAGAGCATCAAACGGGAACGAAAttcaaacaatgaaaagaaTTTGCGCGCAAGATCGGCCGTAAAGGTGTTCTGCATTGTGGTGCCTTTGTTTGTCGTTTGCTGGACAATTGCGTCCTGGAGAGAGATCTGTTCAGTTTTTCACGCATGTTCAGTCTCCCCGACCACTGTCCATGTATCGCGGCTTCTTCTCAAGGGTCATTCAATGATTGACCCTATAGTTTATGCGCTTCACAAGAGGGACATACGTAAAGAGCTTAGTAAGAGCTCTGGACTCTCACGACTGATGGCCTTTCATTTGGGACCGAAAAGGACTAGAAGTGACTGCAGTTAcacaatttcatttgaaatggatcagacaaggaaggaaaaaagCCCTGGTATTTATAGGCCATTTTCACGCGACTGA